In Fusarium oxysporum Fo47 chromosome XII, complete sequence, one DNA window encodes the following:
- a CDS encoding fungal-specific transcription factor domain-containing protein: protein MPRRGGRRLTRSYGQRSRGGCQSCKQRHVKCDESRPTCTNCAKKGLLCDGYPQRTLRWSYKHEITASETLQQQKKSPEPLNDNPSTITLNPLTADECTHEEVEEIGPVKDGEMTLWPESEDISLTDLMDFDSTNFGGDFGDSLHSITIETPNFDFSTSDWLPDFCFHMSSQRASWLDPGLSGQIQPPGINSDSSMRLLKCWFDEVCPAWSGFDSKSNMNRKMAEDLWQSSPPVFVALQSMSASFLSARLPQMRHSAMSLLKTATLSVQAEIHELNEKNALDSMPAGIMFSLLCLGTTICWLDTRRVGWPFLQEAKTLLRWSSQQQFATDADKLDFFNKSLVYWDMLISFIYDPEPGTDIHQVSALPSTFQRSGFLDTHSQSSYEAEPHPWTGVSILSSVLFTRSIRLCRASRRRITGSSRALDSPLTVPEIEQAKELEVELLQLQLSPRPSLNDTGDKCTSSSHLLHVAEAYQLASLLQLYIQFPSLLAHHSQLVPRDPSEVETTMLWHKRIIPLTLRIIEVLERIPSESGSSAIQPLLYVCAATGLRYTPTSRLETESNSISGGSQAKPRPMESILDYLDLLKDPLEHSKEDVDLLPVSQMAIDVSKGRAFILRRLSVFKECLHPGPLGVAEKFTKELWAAYDEAPRWSMDVCWISLMDKKDLRTMFG from the exons ATGCCCCGACGCGGTGGCCGTAGGCTAACGAGATCATACGGGCAGCGCTCTCGTGGCGGTTGTCAGTCATGCAAGCAGAGACAT GTCAAATGCGATGAAAGCAGACCAACGTGCACGAATTGCGCAAAGAAGGGTTTGCTATGCGACGGCTACCCTCAGCGAACGTTGAGGTGGTCATACAAACACGAGATAACAGCGAGTGAGACATTGCAACAGCAAAAGAAGTCACCAGAGCCTCTGAACGACAACCCATCTACCATTACTTTGAATCCGCTGACAGCTGATGAATGCACCCatgaggaagttgaggagATTGGTCCAGTGAAGGACGGTGAAATGACTCTTTGGCCAGAGTCAGAGGATATCAGCCTAACAGATCTTATGGACTTCGATTCGACGAATTTTGGTGGAGACTTTGGTGATAGCCTTCATTCGATTACTATTGAGACTCCGAACTTCGACTTTTCCACTTCCGACTGGCTGCCGGATTTCTGCTTTCATATGTCGTCCCAACGGGCCTCTTGGCTAGACCCTGGTCTATCTGGTCAGATTCAACCACCAGGGATCAACTCAGACTCCTCTATGCGGCTTCTGAAATGTTGGTTCGACGAAGTATGTCCGGCATGGTCTGGCTTCGACTCCAAGTCCAACATGAATCGAAAGATGGCCGAGGATCTTTGGCAAAGCTCACCTCCCGTCTTCGTTGCTCTCCAAAGCATGTCAGCCAGCTTCCTTTCGGCACGCTTACCACAAATGAGGCACTCTGCTATGAGCCTGCTCAAAACGGCAACCCTAAGTGTTCAAGCAGAAATACACGAGCTCAATGAGAAGAACGCCCTCGACTCGATGCCTGCCGGTATCATGTTCTCACTCCTCTGCCTTGGAACGACAATTTGTTGGCTAGATACTCGTCGGGTGGGTTGGCCGTTTTTGCAAGAAGCGAAGACACTGCTTCGATGGAGCTCACAGCAACAGTTCGCTACTGATGCTGACAAGCTAGACTTCTTTAACAAAAGCCTTGTCTACTGGGATATGTTGATATCTTTCATATATGATCCAGAACCGGGCACCGACATACACCAAGTCAGCGCACTCCCATCCACCTTCCAGAGATCTGGGTTCTTAGATACTCATAGCCAGTCTTCCTACGAGGCGGAGCCTCACCCGTGGACCGGTGTCTCAATTCTAAGCTCGGTTCTATTCACGCGGTCAATTCGCCTTTGTCGGGCTTCTCGACGTCGCATTACTGGATCATCAAGGGCACTGGACTCACCTCTCACGGTACCAGAGATCGAGCAGGCAAAGGAGTTGGAGGTAGAGTTGCTACAACTGCAGCTATCTCCAAGACCATCACTCAACGATACCGGTGACAAGTGCACATCGAGTAGTCATCTTTTACATGTGGCTGAAGCTTATCAACTTGCCTCCCTGCTCCAGCTCTACATACAGTTTCCTTCCTTATTGGCACACCATTCTCAACTGGTGCCGCGAGACCCCAGTGAAGTAGAAACAACAATGCTATGGCACAAGCGCATCATACCCCTCACTCTTCGGATCATAGAAGTGCTGGAGCGAATCCCCTCCGAGTCCGGCAGCTCCGCTATCCAGCCGCTTTTGTATGTCTGCGCTGCCACGGGGCTTCGATACACACCAACCTCACGGCTTGAAACAGAGTCAAATTCCATCAGTGGCGGCAGTCAGGCCAAGCCAAGACCAATGGAGAGTATTCTTGACTACCTGGATCTTCTGAAAGACCCACTCGAACATTCCAAAGAGGATGTCGACCTTTTACCCGTCTCACAGATGGCCATTGATGTGAGTAAAGGGCGAGCCTTTATTTTGCGACGTCTGAGTGTCTTCAAAGAATGCTTGCACCCCGGCCCTCTCGGAGTCGCCGAGAAGTTTACGAAAGAACTGTGGGCTGCCTATGATGAAGCGCCCAGGTGGAGCATGGATGTTTGTTGGATCAGCCTtatggacaagaaggaccTCCGAACGATGTTTGGATAA
- a CDS encoding general substrate transporter: MQQAKAHTETVEDTGEGLLMRSKLDDLSVWQSVRRFKRVGCIAMLAAFSASLDGYQINLNGGIVSNAGFIRQFSTSGTTIIAGKYISAWGGIQSAGQTIGQVLLQYATERLGRKAAMMIIWVVLTASVFAESFATHWQHWLVAKLFSGMGVGMLQSTMPLYLSEISPTQLRGFFINAYSFWFVLGQLFASVALNRLKANDPLDFRTPIYTQWAMIGCILVAFLLIPESPWWLASKGKVEEASQVLNRCFANVEGYDIDQQIEIMTSTLAVERQQAEQNSELGPWAVFKGRNLIRFIISGWPKITQQFVGLAVFNTYATYFFQYAGNKDPFLVTLILSSVQLISMIATATLTDSIGRRPLTVYPYAVTVVSVLCLGIIGCFDYTAKATSSLLIFFACLATFSTTGASAIGYAYAAEIPQQRLRAQTAGWSLAVSNCIAIIFSFCTPLMINGSVKWGVKTGFFFAGTGTVAVVIAWFILPEVARRTPAEIDEMFEKKVNLRKFNKYVTEVQVHAHELQDRKKVVDEV, from the exons ATGCAGCAAGCAAAGGCTCACACCGAGACTGTCGAGGACACTGGCGAAGGACTTCTCATGAGGTCCAAGCTTGATGACTTGAGCGTTTGGCAGAGTGTTCGCAGGTTCAAGCGCGTGGGCTGTATTGCTATGCTTGCAGCCTTCTCCGCATCTCTCGATGGCTATC AGATCAATCTTAACGGCGGAATCGTCTCCAACGCAGGTTTCATACGACAATTTTCTACCTCTGGCACAACAATCATTGCGGGTAAATATATCTCGGCCTGGGGCGGTATCCAGTCAGCAGGCCAGACCATCGGTCAAGTC CTTCTTCAATACGCAACTGAGCGTCTTGGTCGAAAGGCTGCGATGATGATCATCTGGGTCGTCTTGACCGCG AGCGTGTTCGCTGAATCATTCGCAACGCACTGGCAGCATTGGCTTGTGGCAAAGCTCTTTTCTGGCATGGGGGTAGGTATGCTACAATCCACCATGCCTCTGTACCTGTCCGAGATCTCTCCCACTCAGCTCCGAGGTTTCTTTATCAATGCCTACAGTTT CTGGTTCGTGCTAGGCCAGCTCTTTGCCTCGGTGGCCCTCAACAGGCTCAAAGCAAACGACCCGCTCGATTTCCGAACCCCGATTTACACTCAG TGGGCCATGATTGGCTGCATCCTTGTGGCCTTTCTTCTCATTCCCGAGTCCCCTTGGTGGTTAGCTAGCAAGGGCAAGGTCGAAGAGGCATCCCAAGTGCTGAACCGATGTTTCGCCAACGTCGAAGGCTATGATATTGATCAACAAATC GAAATCATGACTTCTACCCTCGCAGTCGAACGCCAGCAAGCTGAGCAAAATTCCGAGCTAGGACCCTGGGCTGTATTCAAAGGTCGCAACCTGATTCGATTCATCATTTCCGGCTGGCCCAAGATCACACAGCAATTTGTTGGTCTAGCCGTCTTCAATACCTACGCGACATATTTCT TCCAATATGCAGGAAACAAGGACCCGTTCCTCGTCACTCTCATCCTCTCATCCGTTCAGCTGATCTCGATGATCGCCACTGCAACACTTACAGATTCCATCGGTCGACGTCCTCTTACCGTATACCCTTACGCGGTGACAGTCGTGTCAGTCCTGTGCCTGGGTATCATTGGGTGTTTTGACTATACAGCCAAGGCTACCAGTTCGCTACTT ATCTTCTTTGCGTGCCTCGCTACCTTTTCCACCACTGGTGCTTCGGCCATCGGCTATGCCTATGCTGCTGAGATTCCACAACAGCGCCTCAGAGCCCAGACGGCTGGTTGGTCACTGGCCGTGTCTAATTGCATCGCtatcatcttcagcttctgtACTCCCCTAATGATCAACGGATCGGTCAAATGGGGCGTCAAAACGGGCTTTTT CTTTGCTGGTACTGGTACGGTTGCCGTCGTCATCGCCTGGTTCATCCTGCCTGAGGTTGCGCGCCGAACCCCCGCCGAGATTGACGAAAT gtttgagaagaaggtcaacCTTCGCAAGTTTAACAAGTATGTCACAGAAGTCCAGGTACACGCACATGAGCTTCAGGACAGGAAAAAAGTGGTCGATGAGGTTTGA
- a CDS encoding Rieske [2Fe-2S] iron-sulfur domain-containing protein: protein MDLAETVYFAEGLNILALLCSLHASHSVVLDALLNEFINNFWHYECAYCFNVPEDRAFNLPEGWWSDPVRFQLERRAIFSQTWICVSHRGRFRSPGDYVVYDIAGFRILMILGKDMVVRSFHNVCRHRAFPVARKQSGSATILGCRYHGWSYNTEGRLIKAPYFDNLTGFDKSLNSLFEIYTKQDSRGFLHINVSRDKGLPATAPVAGLEMDKLEKIGPDTELLESIEFSGNFNWKPNATSHPTASNSTNSSRPFPAEGPSSVGELLSFPLTTVHTMFDRPFWYQLTYSPVAVDQTNLRCDVYINNPKGPFKLDGAAMDFLEREIQQRLLAFENQYKQLITSRDEAIGNSDQAKVADAVEMHRRQEADRGFEIKPTALKQQNGDAKLSKADRSK from the exons ATGGATCTTGCGGAAACGGTGTATTTTGCTGAAGGGCTAAatattcttgctcttct CTGTTCACTTCATGCATCACATTCTGTTGTTCTAGATGCTCTTCTCAATGAATTCATTAATAATTTTTGGCACTACGAGTGTGCTTATTGTTTCAATG TCCCGGAAGACCGAGCCTTCAATCTGCCCGAGGGATGGTGGTCGGATCCTGTTCGATTCCAACTTGAGCGACGGGCAATCTTCAGCCAA ACGTGGATTTGTGTGAGCCACCGCGGACGTTTTCGCTCCCCCGGCGACTATGTTGTCTACGATATTGCTGGTTTTCGTATTCTCATGATCCTGGGAAAGGACATGGTAGTGCGATCATTCCACAATGTCTGTAGGCATAGAGCCTTCCCGGTCGCCAGGAAGCAGTCTGGCAGCGCCACCATTCTTGGCTGTCGATATCATGGATGGAGTTATAACACAGAGGGAAGGCTTATCAAAGCTCCTTATTTCGACAATCTCACCGGCTTTGACAAGAGCTTGAATAGTCTCTTCGAAATCTACACGAAGCAGGACAGCCGAGGCTTCCTTCACATCAACGTCAGCCGTGACAAGGGCTTGCCTGCTACTGCACCTGTAGCAGGCTTAGAGATGGACAAGCTGGAGAAGATCGGACCAGATACAGAACTCTTAGAGAGCATTGAATTCAGTGGGAACTTCAATTGGAAG CCAAACGCCACATCGCATCCAACTGCGTCCAATTCCACGAATTCATCCCGTCCATTCCCTGCAGAGGGACCTAGTTCTGTTGGAGAGCTACTATCTTTCCCTTTGACTACAGTACACACAATGTTTGATCGACCTTTCTGGTACCAACTCACGTACTCTCCCGTCGCCGTCGACCAAACCAATTTACGCTGCGATGTTTACATCAATAACCCTAAGGGGCCTTTTAAACTTGATGGGGCGGCTATGGATTTCCTTGAAAGGGAAATACAGCAGAGGCTTCTAGCTTTTGAGAATCAGTATAAGCAGCTCATAACTTCCAGAGATGAAGCCATTGGCAACA GTGACCAAGCAAAGGTTGCTGATGCAGTCGAAATGCACCGGCGTCAGGAGGCAGACCGTGGCTTCGAAATCAAGCCCACTGCGCTTAAGCAGCAGAATGGCGACGCCAAACTCTCAAAGGCTGATAGAAGTAAGTAA